Proteins from one Capricornis sumatraensis isolate serow.1 chromosome 2, serow.2, whole genome shotgun sequence genomic window:
- the LOC138072706 gene encoding T-cell surface glycoprotein CD1b-2-like, whose amino-acid sequence MPLLLLLLLGVILPGGDNEDVFQGPTSFHLKQISTFVNSTWAQNLGSGWLDDLQIHGWESDSGTVIFLKPWSKGNFSNEEMTELEDIFRTHFIFFTQAVQDGVNEFQLEYPFVIQIILGCELHSGKAIESSMRGALGGLDFVRIQNHAFVFAPDSGSRGQKFCALMTQYQDICNVIERLLSETCPQYLLGVLDAGKADLQRQVKPEAWLSSGPTPGPGRLLLVCHVSGFYPKPVRVMWMRGEQEQPGTQQGDIMPNADWTWYLRVTLNVAAGEAAGLSCRVKHSSLGDQDIILYWGHPTSIGLILVAIIVPSLILSLSLALWFWRRW is encoded by the exons ATGCCTCTTCTACTACTTCTGTTACTTGGAGTTATCCTCCCAGGTGGTGACAATGAGGATG TGTTCCAAGGGCCAACCTCCTTCCATCTCAAGCAGATTTCAACCTTTGTCAACAGCACATGGGCTCAAAATCTAGGCTCAGGCTGGTTGGATGACTTGCAGATTCATGGCTGGGAGAGTGACTCGGGCACTGTCATTTTCCTGAAGCCCTGGTCCAAGGGAAACTTTAGTAATGAGGAGATGACTGAGCTGGAGGACATCTTCCGAACCCACTTCATTTTCTTCACTCAGGCTGTGCAGGATGGAGTCAATGAGTTCCAGTTGGAAT ACCCTTTTGTGATCCAGATCATATTAGGCTGTGAGCTGCATTCTGGGAAGGCCATAGAAAGCTCTATGAGAGGAGCATTAGGAGGACTGGATTTTGTGAGGATCCAGAATCATGCCTTTGTGTTTGCACCAGACAGCGGCAGCAGGGGGCAGAAATTTTGTGCACTCATGACTCAGTATCAAGACATCTGCAATGTCATTGAGAGGCTCCTCTCAGAAACCTGTCCTCAATATCTCCTGGGTGTCCTCGATGCAGGGAAAGCAGACCTGCAGAGGCAAG TGAAACCTGaggcctggctgtccagtggcccCACTCCTGGGCCTGGCCGCCTACTGCTGGTGTGCCATGTCTCAGGATTCTACCCAAAACCTGTGCGGGTGATGTGGATGAGGGGTGAGCAGGAGCAGCCTGGCACTCAGCAAGGAGACATCATGCCCAATGCTGACTGGACTTGGTATCTCCGAGTAACCCTAAATGTGGCagctggggaggcggctggcctGAGTTGCCGAGTGAAGCACAGCAGTCTAGGAGACCAGGACATCATCCTGTACTGGG GACACCCCACATCCATTGGCTTGATACTTGTGGCAATTATAGTGCCCTCCTTAATCCTTTCTTTAAGCCTTGCATTATGGTTTTGGAGACGCTggtga